CCTCACCCGATCGTGCTGCGACATGCGGTTCATTCTCGTCTTCCAGCGGTACTCGGCCGCCTCCAACGAGTCATCGCCCTCGAGATCTTCCAAAGCCTCGGCCTCGTTTTCGGGACCCGggcccttgcccttcttcgccttcttcttggccttcttgcccttcatGTTGGCGAAACCGACGGCGTCGTCCAGGTCAAGATGGGCAGCAAAGTACCACTTGCGGTAGTTGGCGTTGTCGCCACCAATGTAATCGGCATGGAGAGACAGCAGGGCCTGGTTGGGCGTCATGCGGGACGCGCGCGAATCCAGAAGTGTCATCAAGTGGTCGTACATGTTGCGCATGCTGTCGCGCTGGAAACCGAATTTCGCCGTCAAGTCCAAAAAGatgtcctccacctcctccttggagAGGGGAATCTGGGCATCCGAAGTCCAGGCGGGATAGGGTTCCCTGGAGCGCTGACCGGCGGGCAGGACATTGCTGTAGTCCATTCCGTAGTTGGGCGTAGAGGCGCCGGAGGAGCGGTTGCCACCATAGGAGATCTGCGACGATGGTGGGCGGTATCCGCGGTTGCCTCCCTCATCGTTGTAGCCGTTATTGTACTGCTCATCACCGCGTCCATAGTAGTCCATGTCGGCTGCTCTGGCCATGTCGGACCTCATCGTGAAGTCGCTGAAGGTCTCCGAATCGTCTTCGGAGCCCTGCCTTGGACCCTGACCATTGCCACCGTAGCCACCTTGACCGTACCCTTGATCGTAGTAGCCATTGTTGCCTCTCTGGCCGTTGTTGTAGTAATCGTCCTGGTACtggtcgttgttgtcgtagTAGCCGCCATCTTGCTGGTACGGGTTATTGGGGTCGGCGTTGTAGTAACCACTGGGCCATCAAAGTCAACTCTGCCCGCCTATTCTATCCATTTCGCATCAAGAGCCAGAACTTACGATTCGTCATAGTAGCCATCGCCTTGCTGATTGCCGCGGCCCTGGGCGTGACCGCTATTTGGCTGGTTGTCATAGTACTGTTGGTCGTCTTGATAGTAGGCGTCATTGCCGTGCTGGCCTCCGTGACCGCCTTGACCGTAGCCGTCATCGTACTCATCGCGGCCGTTGTAGCCGCCTTGGCCCTGGCCCTGGCCTCCCTGGCCTTGGGGATATCCCGACATGTTGGGCAACAAAGTCGTCTGCTGGCAATTAGCCAAAACTGTCACGATCGTGTCCGGACTCGGAAAGCCGAAGGGTCCAAATCAACATTTCCACCAGGCGTTGCGGGTGCCAAACTCACCGTATCAGAGGCTCATGGAGCAGTTGCCGGGGAAGTGGGTGTGGCGTTGTCGACCCGAAAAATGGGAGTCTTGTCGTGTCAAAATGTCCAAGAAGTGGCCGGCCACCGCAAGAGGAGCAAAAACTCGACAAGCTATGatttttgggtttgggttgggcgCTGAAGAGCAGAGAAAGGTGCCGGATAACGTGCGTGTTGTTGATTGTTGATGCACAACAGGAGCAGAATCCGACCAACGAGGGTGAGCGATTGGCGGCGCTGTGGGGCgcagagaagagggaggttggcttggggatggtggcggtATGCAAGAAAACAGGCCGCTAACAATTCGTGCGTGggtccccccccctttcagCGAAACTGGGTTTTCTTTGATTGATTAATGGAAAGGAATCAAAAAGATTATGGATGGATTggttgattgattgattggATATGCTTCAGCGACCGTAGTGTAATGTGTCGTCCTTGAGGGTCGTTTCGGCGCGACGGATCCAGACGGCGTCGTGTCTCGAATGCCGGCACGCAGCTCAAAAGGCAGGCGACCGCTGGATTGCAACGGTTCCTACACGGGGCGACGGGCGGCGGGCGACGGCGGGCGACGGTGGGCGACTGGCGACTTTCTACTACCTGAACGAGAGACGGTAGAGGTGTCGGAAGCAGCAGGTGAGCGAGCGAGCgtcgagagagagaaaagagaggagaggaaagaaagagaagaagaaaaagaggaggcaCTGGCCACGGAAGGATGTTTGGCTAGTGTTGGCCTTGCTcttgggaagggaaagaagcaGGGAAATGGGCAGGAAAAAGGAGGCATTCATTCGGCCACTCGCTGAGCAGGGGAGCAGGGATGGGCGGTGCGTTTCGTCTCGGGCTCGGAAAGACACCAGGGGTGGAAGCATCTGCCAGGGGAAGACGGACGAGGGAGGGCACCGTGTCGACCTGCCAGCGGAAGCACTGTGCTGCTCCCATTTGTCAGGCACGCGCTTGCTTTCACGCCGGATGCCTCTCTGCCTCACATTCTGTTTTCCCCGGATTCAGACGAAGCTGCTGATGCTTGTTTCGCTGCCGGATACAAGTCACAGCCTCAGACATAAAACACacttctctctttctctcattctctccatctccctctctcaTTCcgtccatctccctctctcaTTCTCTCTatccccctctctccctctccctcactcTCACATCAACAGGGAACGCAAGTTGGCAGCTGCAGCAAAGTCGCCGGTGCCGTCTGCAAATtgcaaccccaactcctGAAGACTTGCATTTCGTCGCGCCACCATCTCGATTTACATAAGCAGATTTTGACCAATGGGAGACTCCAGTTCGGGATACCGCCGGCTCGCTGCCGGGCTGGCGCGGGCTGGCGACTCGAAATTGCACCGTATCAGAATCCACGGCTCCGCCACCCAGCTTCCAACTGTcgccccacccccaaaaatcAATTGGCCCTCCAATCGCTGCCCCTGAGAAAAGATTCCGTTCCCACCAAGGTTTCGACAGGGAACAGCTGGCAGGGCGGGCCAAGGCACATCAACGCCAAAGCTTGGTCTTCGAGAAGCACatcgatgacgacgaccttCAGAATGGATTCCTCTTTGAgcaaggaaaaaaacaaggAATCTATCCCACTATTTGACCCTCTCTCCATACAACAACTCAGCTTATCGGAGACATCCCATTGGCAAACTGTCAAAACCGGTCAAAAGCCAGATGGCCGGACTAGTAGCAACTCGGGCGACAGGACGGCATATGCTGGCCACAGATGCTAGATACTACTGCAAAAGAATCCCCTGATCTCTCGACCACGACATCATGTAGCATCTCGAGGATTCGAGGGAACCGACCACTGGGCTGTGTTTCTTGTCAGTGGTCCAATGCAGCTAGAGCCCTCTGGACACGAGCATAATCGACCCACGACGTGCCGGACTGGGCCAGTGGCAAACACCTTTCGATGACAAGGTCCTCACGCCCTCACTCGCTGTGTCTCACAGTTTTATCTCGCGCAATTCCCGAAGCAGCTGAAATCGCGGTGGAGGCTTCGCTGCAGTTTCTTCCAAGGTCTTCCTTTTTTTGGCGGAGCCGCCATGGATTCGGGCTGGAGCCGCTTCAATATTTTGTACGGCACACCCGACAGGGGCTCTTTGTCAGGCTAGGCCCGGTTTTTCCGAACACAGTGCGCCAGGACTTTTTGACAAGTTTGACGCCGTCGAGGTGCTTTTGCACAAGATCTGtgcctcttcccctttcaGAAGctcttccccccaccccctttatCAAGGAAAACGGTTCCTGTCTAACGTGATCTATTTCCAGCATCAAAAGAGGGGTGCGGCAATACCCCCCGAAAGAGAAAACAACAAGTCTGACGTTGCGCGGTTCACCTGCCGGATGACCGGTAATTAATCGATATATCCAAACGACCAACACCCACCATATTCTTGTTCAAATCTGCAAGGAACGAGGCAACCAGAATGCGAGATTCACACCTCCAATTGTCCCCCTCACTGCCCCATGACGAAGGTTGCAATGTGATTTCTCCCACCTACACTTACCTGTCTGAAACAGCAAACACACTTCACCAAAAACATTTATTTCTCTCTGTCTGCATACTTCGATCGATCGACTCCTCTGTGGATCATTGGTCTTTTTATCGAATTCCGAGTGGCAGGTCAGTCGTTCTTGGCACACTAGCAACCTCCGAAAGGGACGTTTGCTGTTGTGCTGGCCATGCATGATAAACTTACCAGAAAGATAGATATCAACAAAATCAAGAAtttgccaaaaaaaaaaaaaaaaaaaaaagaaatgagCCAGCTCATCGCATGAGATCCGTTTCTTCCTTTGCCTTTTTTACCCGGACCGAGACCAGGACGGGAGACCACTGGACTGACCGGCCAATATGACCGGCCGCCCGTCATCCCATGTTGAAGACCACCTTCGAGATCAGCAGTGTGACAGAACCGCTTGCGTGGTGTGACTTGGGTGAACGTCGTCAAATACTGTGTACTGCTCGGACATTGCTCAAGACAAGTCTGGCCCCGAGCCGGGCATTCAACCTCTGAACCACTGCGCTGGTAACTGCGTTACTTGTGAGTCTGGTGAGGACGGATCTGGTAAGAAGCCCGATGAGGCGAGGAATGCCCATATCAGTCACGCTGTGCTGCTTTTTTGCTGCAACCGTTCGAATACATCTGTCAGGAGGTTACAAACACCGTAATACAGCCCCAGCACACCACCCAACACGccagtcttcttctttttcctcgtGAAGAGAACAAGTGTGAGACAGCGTTAGACCCTAACCTGCACGCCCACGATAACTCCTCATACAGATTTGCAGCGCCTCAGTGCAGTAGTCTGAGTGACAGATAGATAACCATATAGAGCAGATCAGCAGTGTCACACGCCACCTGCTGCTCTTTATACAGCAGGTTTGTTACAACACAGTGtatgtggtgatgtggaaACCGCGCGGCCCGCGAGGCGAAAACATtggaaataaaaaaaaccacaTGGCGATCTTCttgtgttggtgttggccaATGAGCCGAGAAAACGACTCAACTTCTGGAACAACACACCCCCACGGGCTGTTCCCGATCACCTAGCTGGACCGTTATCGGCGATTCGGGTCTGTCTTTGATAACGAAAGGTTTGTTCGGAAAGGAGGGAGTCGTTAGTTTCAAGCCAGCGATTCCATCTTTGGTTTGCTGGGATATTAGATCTGAGAAGTTTTGCATCAAAAGGGCCTGTACAAGCAGTTGTCATTTCCCCCTACCATAGGCAATAAACCTTCAATCCAGGGATTGTAACCCTTCACAAAAATTTGTATTCTTGATAATACAATAAAATGAAACGTTCTACTTCCCCCGAAACgcggaaaaaaaaaaaataacaaaattaagaaatattaaaaaaaaaaaaaaaacataccaccCTAATGCCTAATGAAACAAACTCAAACCTTCCGCAAAAATCCACTTGCGGGGCGGGCGGGCATGATGCACGTCCCatctttcatcccatccactCAGTCGGGCAGCAGCGGTTGCTCCTGACAACcagctctcttttcttccttccccaaatcccaaagCGCCGAAACCTGCATCTTTTTTCTTGAACgactcacacacacacacacacacatgcaCACACAAATCAATCTCACCTTCCTTATCTCGAACGGTGCTCCattgtttttattttgtttccCTTTCTACGTCCCATTTTGAAGCGGGAGATAAGGCAGAAATGGCGCGACTAGctgggagcgggaggaggaggaggagggtgatgcaCTGGAGCGATGATCACGAAGACGACACGGAGCAGGACAAGAGCGACAAGGGAAAGAGCagtggcgaggaggatagtgatgatgaggaggatgaggaggaagaggaggaggagtttccTTCTCCGAGTGCGTTGGGTACTACTAGGAAgaagggtgaggttgttgctgggatGAAAAATagcaaggaaaagaaggaggtgccaccaccggcgacggtaaggaggaggaggttggcgcCTGTCCGGGGGGTGAGTAGTAGTTTGCTGAGGGTTTGGACgccggaggggggtgaggagggacggggaaaggggagggggaaggggaggaggatgaaggcggtggtgaatgaggatgaggtgcagccgaggaagggggttgaggggggaaatGGGAAGACTAAGGCGGCAAAGGTGAAGGAGTCGTTTGAGgacgagcaagaagaggaggaggagccgagACGGACGAGGGTTGAACTCAGGACTAGAAAGACCAAGGGGTCTTCATTGAAAGAGTCGCTGGAGTCAAAaccagaggaggagcaggaatATGTCTCTGCCAGGGAGGAAGTGAGCATTCTTGAGGACGTTTCCATATTCGACGACACGTTTCATTCGTGTGAGTCAGAGGAGGACCCGCAAGatgacagcgacagcgacaacgacgacgaggggGGGAGCTACACGGAGCAGGGTTCGGACGACGACAGTGAATTTGACCTTGGTCCCCCGCCGAGGAAAGCTCCAGCTGCGGAGTCCCAAGGAAGAGCAAAGCCAGCGCGAAACTCCAACTCATCAGTTAACTCTTCCCAATCAAAAAAAGCCAAGGCAAAAAACCTAGAAGATAGGTTTTTGCGACTTCGCCTGgacaacatccccctcccaccaccacaatcaATTCCATTGACAATTTCGACCCCCACCGAGGAACCCGGATCTTCAccgtcatcaacaccacccagaCCCGCCCCTGCTCCCCGTCCAAAAGGCCTAGTATCACCCACCAAACTCCCTCgcatccccaacaccccccaccgACCATCAACAGACATGTTCTGGTCCCAAGAATTCGTCGAAGACTGGAACGACCAACACTCCCCAGCAAAACAACTTTTCccttccaaaccaccaccaccccctcatcctcctcctcctcctctcccaaccacaaccagcaaaccaccctcctcctcctccttctcctcctcccccgccaaaaaAACCGCCTCAGAACGCCAATCCCTCAAAGAATTCGAAACCAACCGTCTCTCCCTCGCAGAGAcattcctctccctcctcgacacccgcatcacctcctcccaactctCCACCCTGTCCGCCTCGACAGGCGGCATAAAAATCATCTGGTCCCGCACCCTagccaccacggccgggcGGGCAAACTGGAAAAGGGAAACGTTCCGCCCGCCGAATTCCCCTCCTGTATTCCGGCACCATTGCTCTATCGAGTTGTCGACCAAGGTCATCACCACGCCTCACAGGTTGTACAATGTGCTCGCGCACGAGTTTTGCCATCTCTGCAATTTCATGATTAgtggcatcaccaccaaccctcacgGGAAGGAGTTCAAGGCttggggggagaaggtgacGGGGGTGTTTGGGAAGGAGTATGGGATCGAGGTTACGACGAAGCATACTTATGAAATTGAATTTAGGTATGTGTGGGAGtgtggggggtgtgggatGGGGTATAAGAGGCATTCGAAGAGTATCGATGTGGGGAGGCATAGGTGTGGGGTTTGTaagggggtgctggtgcaGGTTAAGCCGACGccaaggggagggggtgggaaggctggtgacagtggtggtggtggtggtggtggtggtggtggtcaagaaaAGAAGCAGAGCGCGTACCAGATTTTtatgaaggaggagatgaagagggtCAAGGCGGAGCAGCCGGGGATGCAACAGAAGGATGTGATGAAGGTTGTGGCGGAGAGGTggaaggctgagaaggagaggaatgggggggtggtggtgatggtggcgggtTCAAAGGAGGGGACGCCAGAGGTGAAGTTGCcggtgagaggggggaagaaggagattgaggtggtggatttgaCGTGATGAGGTGATGGGAATATGTATAAGAAAACTAAGATACCCCTGATAGAACATTGTAGGCTGCATACAAGAAAGCAGATTTAAGAAGCTAAGTGAATCAATCAATTAACAGCATTTCGAACATGTGTACAACCTTGTTCATGACATTGATCAAAGATGGCCTTTCGAACAAGAAAAGCAGACTGCGCTTCATTCATGGTATGCATTCAAAAGGCAATATAAAAACACTTCGTGACTTCGTCAAAGATGTCCCTTTAACAAACAcacccccattcccatttATCCTTCCAACAGCAAGACCGACCCAACACGTCCAGGTAACCCAACCTATATACCATATCTAAACACTTCCAACCGCCAACACCCGGGTATCACACATCCCCATAAATCTCACTTGACACCAAGCtcccgtccccctcctcgctaAATCTCGTtaaacaacccccaatcCTTCACATCAAAACTCTCCCAAATCCTCGCCGCATACTCGACCGCATCCCCAATCAGCTCGCCCTGCTTCCCCATCGCCAggtcaatctcctcctcgtcatacTCCCCCTTGATGTGCGGCACATTGATCGTCACGAGGATATCCgtctgctccttctccagcctGATC
The sequence above is a segment of the Podospora pseudoanserina strain CBS 124.78 chromosome 5, whole genome shotgun sequence genome. Coding sequences within it:
- a CDS encoding hypothetical protein (COG:S; EggNog:ENOG503NWHU), with the protein product MKAVVNEDEVQPRKGVEGGNGKTKAAKVKESFEDEQEEEEEPRRTRVELRTRKTKGSSLKESLESKPEEEQEYVSAREEVSILEDVSIFDDTFHSCESEEDPQDDSDSDNDDEGGSYTEQGSDDDSEFDLGPPPRKAPAAESQGRAKPARNSNSSVNSSQSKKAKAKNLEDRFLRLRLDNIPLPPPQSIPLTISTPTEEPGSSPSSTPPRPAPAPRPKGLVSPTKLPRIPNTPHRPSTDMFWSQEFVEDWNDQHSPAKQLFPSKPPPPPHPPPPPLPTTTSKPPSSSSFSSSPAKKTASERQSLKEFETNRLSLAETFLSLLDTRITSSQLSTLSASTGGIKIIWSRTLATTAGRANWKRETFRPPNSPPVFRHHCSIELSTKVITTPHRLYNVLAHEFCHLCNFMISGITTNPHGKEFKAWGEKVTGVFGKEYGIEVTTKHTYEIEFRYVWECGGCGMGYKRHSKSIDVGRHRCGVCKGVLVQVKPTPRGGGGKAGDSGGGGGGGGGGQEKKQSAYQIFMKEEMKRVKAEQPGMQQKDVMKVVAERWKAEKERNGGVVVMVAGSKEGTPEVKLPVRGGKKEIEVVDLT